The following proteins are encoded in a genomic region of Coffea eugenioides isolate CCC68of chromosome 6, Ceug_1.0, whole genome shotgun sequence:
- the LOC113774376 gene encoding F-box protein At5g07610-like produces MHSAAGGAGGGPPPGSFSSAQKSKFPLIKHMKNPREIILHRSSSDSATLIADNQELLLRILHCLPPKSLIRFQVVSKKWLSIISSPDFRRLHCRKYPSTAASSTAASALFLFRKIGGIRELNFISLDQEYVNSMGGIFSRLTNFVNGEILGLHSCNGLLCIEFNMNYSAREFIVFNPTTNQHRVIPLVKPANKLSYVHPYVNIAFDPSKSDHYKLVCAWGDSDRPKFRFLVYSSETGIWREMVKTLCIVESWSDKLSIFTEPYHFDRGVLWNGDLHWVCKTGDDTICFDLDNECVKPEMPDLPWSNGWHEVCYFGESGGELYVIGLNNPQTLLFNVFSLKRDYSQWVVKSYIDLTPLVTLYPAMVDQRYDPADEKMCDFHMPYFLVDEANKKRRLVISLDGKVISYSIDDMTVKEIAEVEPGLLFCSLRDATKYRWSEGCQHVETLACV; encoded by the coding sequence ATGCATTCCGCCGCCGGCGGTGCCGGCGGTGGCCCTCCGCCGGGCTCTTTCTCCTCAGCCCAAAAGTCAAAATTTCCACTCATAAAACACATGAAAAACCCAAGAGAAATCATTCTCCACCGCTCCTCCTCTGATTCAGCAACTTTGATCGCCGACAATCAAGAACTTCTGCTGCGCATTCTACACTGCTTACCTCCAAAATCACTCATCCGATTCCAAGTTGTCTCCAAGAAATGGCTTTCCATTATTTCCAGCCCGGATTTTCGCCGTCTTCACTGCCGGAAATACCCCTCTACTGCAGCTTCTTCTACTGCCGCTTCAGCCCTTTTCCTGTTTCGCAAAATAGGCGGAATCCGGGAGCTCAATTTCATCTCTCTTGATCAAGAATACGTGAACTCGATGGGTGGCATCTTTTCCCGCTTAACTAATTTCGTTAACGGTGAAATTCttggcttacattcatgcaatGGTTTGTTGTGCATCGAATTCAACATGAATTATTCTGCTCGAGAGTTTATTGTTTTCAATCCTACTACTAATCAGCACAGGGTTATTCCCCTAGTCAAACCTGCGAATAAGCTATCATATGTACATCCATACGTGAATATTGCCTTTGACCCATCAAAATCTGATCATTACAAACTAGTGTGTGCGTGGGGGGATAGTGATCGTCCTAAATTTCGTTTTTTGGTGTATTCATCTGAAACTGGGATCTGGAGGGAGATGGTCAAGACTTTATGCATTGTTGAAAGTTGGAGTGATAAATTGTCTATTTTTACTGAACCGTATCATTTTGATAGAGGAGTGTTGTGGAATGGTGATCTGCACTGGGTTTGTAAAACAGGCGATGATACGATATGCTTTGATTTGGATAATGAATGCGTGAAACCCGAAATGCCTGATCTCCCATGGTCAAATGGCTGGCATGAAGTCTGTTATTTTGGGGAGTCAGGAGGGGAATTGTATGTGATAGGGCTAAACAATCCTCAAACATTGCTGTTTAATGTTTTCTCATTGAAGAGGGACTATTCTCAGTGGGTTGTAAAGTCTTATATTGATCTTACTCCTTTGGTTACTTTGTATCCGGCGATGGTGGACCAACGGTATGATCCTGCTGATGAGAAAATGTGTGATTTCCATATGCCTTATTTTCTGGTGGACGAGGCAAACAAGAAGCGAAGGCTTGTAATATCACTAGATGGCAAAGTCATTTCTTACAGCATCGATGATATGACCGTCAAAGAGATTGCTGAAGTAGAGCCAGGGCTGCTTTTCTGTTCCTTGAGGGATGCCACAAAGTACAGATGGAGCGAAGGTTGTCAGCATGTTGAGACGTTAGCATGTGTATAA